The following proteins are co-located in the Massilia litorea genome:
- a CDS encoding tripartite tricarboxylate transporter TctB family protein: MPSFIRHPKDFWTGIIFLTIGMAAIIIGLDYQMGSAGRMGPAYFPSVLGGLLTLIGAIGVIRSLLRPGEAIGKFYIKEILLVLVAVLLFGLLMRGAGLVPAVLVLVLMSAYASPKFTWGPSLLLAIGLAVFAVVVFVKLLGLPMPILGPWLGF, translated from the coding sequence ACAGGCATCATCTTTCTCACCATCGGCATGGCCGCCATCATCATCGGCCTCGACTACCAGATGGGCAGTGCGGGCCGCATGGGCCCGGCCTATTTCCCGAGCGTGCTCGGCGGCCTGCTGACCCTGATCGGCGCCATCGGCGTAATCCGTTCCCTCCTGCGTCCGGGCGAGGCGATCGGCAAGTTCTACATCAAGGAAATCCTGCTGGTGCTGGTGGCGGTCCTGCTGTTCGGCCTGCTGATGCGCGGCGCCGGCCTGGTGCCGGCCGTCCTGGTACTGGTCCTGATGAGCGCCTATGCCAGTCCCAAGTTCACCTGGGGACCCTCGCTGCTGCTGGCCATCGGCCTGGCGGTCTTCGCGGTCGTCGTGTTCGTCAAGCTGCTCGGCTTGCCTATGCCCATCCTCGGCCCCTGGCTCGGTTTTTAA